Within the Debaryomyces hansenii CBS767 chromosome E complete sequence genome, the region TCAGGCTTTTCACCCAAAGCTTGATCTAAATACAAAAGACCTTCATCAAACTCTCCCATTTCACAGGTTATAAGACCTAACATATACTTCACGATCCATGAACCTTCTCCGATATCCAAAGTATGGCGGAAAACCTTACTGGCTGCATCTAACCTACCACAATTATAATACGCTTCACCTAGTCCAAGCCAACACTGGGTATCCATGGCTGCCATACGGAGTGCGGTTTGAAACCATTCAACCGCTTTCGCGTCATCTTGTTTGTTCAACGCAGAGCATCCCAAGACTCTATACGGCCAAGACCTATCCTCATCTTGGTATGTTTTACTCAATAATGTTCTACGAGACGTTTCTGATTGAACAATTCTCTTACAGAGAATTTCTGCGATATCCCAATCATTCTTTGCCGCAAGATCTTCGACCAAATACTTCGTAGCTTCAATTTCAGCCACGTCcaattcaaatgatttgtAAAAACATTTTTGAGCTCGAGgaaaatcattgaaatattctttataaaGTACACCGAGTAGGGTATAAGATGGTGCATGATTTTGGGAATCCTTTAATGACTTAATTAAGTGATTGTAAGCTTCATCTATATTGTTgctatctttattttccaaGAGATAACTTTTTGCAATTCTCCAATGAACATGTGCTCGAGTTTTGCGACTATTCAAGTCCATGCCTTGTATTTTGTTTAAGGCAGTTATTAAAGCGTTTCTCCCATCCAAATAGTTCCCTAAATTAATTTCACACCAACCAAACTCCATAAGCGCCAGGTTATTAGAAGGATGATGCTTGAGAACATCCTCTAAAAGTTCTTTGGCCCTTATCGGTTCattcttttcaatcaaaatcaaaccttttccaataattgcATTCACATTAGCGTCATTGCTCTCCAATATACGTTCATACAATTGTAACGCCCTTGAGTAATTCTTTGGAGCTTCATAATATGTATAAATGATTGCTAATGAACAAAGTAAATCTTCCCGTGAATTCGCAAGGTTAACTCCTAAGCTTCTTTGTAAGTCAGccaataatttaatagcTTGACGGCATTTTTCAGACCCTTGGTCATATTCACGTAAATAGATATAGTAACGGCATATTATACGATTAGCTAACACTGAATTAGTACATCTCTGATAGCCCTCTAACATTAATTTCAACACTTGATCTGGTGATAGCgtattttcaaaaacatcattatcttcGGATTCTTGCACTTTTTCTAATAACTttgcatcattttcatcatcaataccTTCTagtttatcattattcatgctatcatttatttttttatttttagtGATGACGGCTAATTCTTTTACTATTTCCGTCTTATCGAATGGGGAGATATCACTCatcaaaaatgaatataaCATCATTCCTAATCCTTCATTATggaaattcttcaagaaaaatataattttatctttcTCCAATTGATCTAAATCTTGTACATCAACCCAATCCAAATATAAAGTCCAACAAAATAGAGATGTTGTTCTAACTAGAATCATTCCTTCCATTAAGTCCTTAATCTCTTCCAAAAGGCCACTTTTTTCGGGTGCAACTTTAAGGAGGTCATacttatattttaaatattcctCTTGGATTAGTTTTCTCAActcatcattattacttatattcaaaaacatTTCGTATATCGATGACAAACCGGATTTTTCATGGATCGACCAAGTAACTTTGTTCAAGTAGTTTTTTTGATCTATCGTTAAAATACGAGGAAACCTCATCTTCTCTTTGGATAAAGTACGACTGATAGTGTCTTTTTCCTtccttttcaaaatatcaatcaaAGCCTTCAAATTATCTTCAGGCTTTCCTAATTCTGATCCCACCAAATTCCCCAATTCCGTTCCAGGCataatatttcttaaaTACTTTTCATACAATTCTGGATTgcttttatatttattatgttCTAAGTAATTTCTGGTGTCTTTTAAAGTCTCTCCTATACCAATTCCTTGGTTAATTTGTTgttcaattatatttgttaaaaCCTGGAAAAAAAGGTCATAATCTGTTTGTGCTTTAGCTACTTGAAAATACCCCTTCCAGCCAAGTAAGTTCTCTGGTTCTAAGCTAGTTGCCTTATCGAACGATTTGATAGCTTTATCGTTGTCATTTAAAAGTTGGTATGATTTACCTTGAAATATGTAGgcaaaataattttcagaATCAAATTCGAGTGCTTCTTCTACAGCTTCTAGCGCACCTTCAGGGTCGTTCTGTTCAATTGAACTTTTTGCTTCTTTCAAGCATCTTTTCAACGTAGACATAGTATTTAGTAAACCTATTGCTTCGTTATTCCTTCTCATATTCTGAGttgaaatttattcataCTTAAGGTGAGTCTGCACATAAAAAATTGGtacattttttttttcaagcAGACATCAAGACCTTTCCTAGTGATTTGCAAGGAGTGGTACTAAGTAAGACGGCTAATTACAATCTACGATGAACGCTGTCGTTCCTGATTCGGCAAAGACACAGTCTGCCAAATcgaatttatatactacATTGGCGAAAACACATTTAGGTGAAGTTGCTGCTATAATCGTATCCACCTTAATATCGTATGGTAGATTAACCGCTAAAGATCTTAGTAATAAATCAGAGGTTCCTCTCAAACTAGTCAAATCCACATTAGTCTCATTAATTCAACTAAGTTGCATTTCGTACTGGAAAGAAGAATCTTCAAAGCAAGTTTTCTACagttttaatgaaaatggaTTGTTGATATTCTTGCACAGTGGGGACATCATTAACCATATTAAACTCACATACGGAGATGAATCAGCAGgaattatacaaaatattatagaaGTAGGGCATATGAAGATTGAAgattatttacaaaatatcGAAGACCCAGAAGTTGTCTTcaacaaagaaaacttGCTCTTAAAGTTATTTAGCGATGGTTGGTTAAGCAGAGTGCAGATGTCAAATTTTCAACCTATAGATGATTTGTGGAATCAGCTATATCAGGAGACTTTGAAAAACACACCAAGATCGACAACTATAAGTGAAATCAAGAGAGTTAATGAAGCAAAAGACAAAACAAAGCTCAAGTTTACTAATTTGTTAGAATCGGGTAACAGTGCCAaagaattgtttcaaattgaaaacgGTATTAAAAAATTGGCTCCCAGCTTGGTTATTGCGTTCAATTTGTCAAGGTTCGAAAAACACCGCAGAACAGAACAATTAACTAACTTAGCCAAGGCTAGAATTGGTATATTGACTTCCAAAGTATACGAGTGTGCTCTACAACTAATTGAGCAGCATTCTCCGGACTTAAGACATAgctttttgaaaatatctgGATTGATAAACGATCCAGTAGAAGAACAGGCATTTGTGAACTCTATTGAAAACCAATTGGTTGATGATAAGAAAATAGTATTTAATGTGAAAGACTTAGTGAAGATCGCTCCTAAGGATTTGGACTTGAggaattcaattctaacTCATAACTTTTTAAAGCCAACATTCAATCCGAAAAAGAGAGTCAACGATGACATACCTGACACAAACCCCAAGAAAATTAAGACAGAAGATggaatgaataatttaatgataGATCTCGACCCTGATGTACTGGAGAATAACCTCGATTTTGATATGCATAATACCGATAATTCTGAACCTCATTCGGTTTCCCTCATCaatcatcatttgaaattattgtcATCCGGAGTAATCCCTTTCTTGATTGAAATCACCCCAGGCACATATACCGTGCCGTATACtgatttaatgaaatatgtAAAACAATGCAACTACGATACGTTAATTAAAACAACCTTAGGTTTAGATTCCTTCAGACTTCTAAGATGTCTTAAGTCGTTAAAATTAGCTGATGAGAAAACTTTGGCTAATACGATTCTATTGAAAGAGAAAACAGTTAGAAATGAactttttaaattaatgaatctCAATATGATTGAGATACAAGAGGTACCAAGAAGTGCTGATAGGGCTGCTTCTAAGACATTCTATCTCTTCAGGCACAAGGAATTCAGCGCatataatttcttataCAATTCTTTAACTTTC harbors:
- a CDS encoding DEHA2E09042p (similar to uniprot|P17883 Saccharomyces cerevisiae YPR189W SKI3 dsRNA virus protection family member contains 8 copies of the tetratricopeptide (TPR) domain) — encoded protein: MRRNNEAIGLLNTMSTLKRCLKEAKSSIEQNDPEGALEAVEEALEFDSENYFAYIFQGKSYQLLNDNDKAIKSFDKATSLEPENLLGWKGYFQVAKAQTDYDLFFQVLTNIIEQQINQGIGIGETLKDTRNYLEHNKYKSNPELYEKYLRNIMPGTELGNLVGSELGKPEDNLKALIDILKRKEKDTISRTLSKEKMRFPRILTIDQKNYLNKVTWSIHEKSGLSSIYEMFLNISNNDELRKLIQEEYLKYKYDLLKVAPEKSGLLEEIKDLMEGMILVRTTSLFCWTLYLDWVDVQDLDQLEKDKIIFFLKNFHNEGLGMMLYSFLMSDISPFDKTEIVKELAVITKNKKINDSMNNDKLEGIDDENDAKLLEKVQESEDNDVFENTLSPDQVLKLMLEGYQRCTNSVLANRIICRYYIYLREYDQGSEKCRQAIKLLADLQRSLGVNLANSREDLLCSLAIIYTYYEAPKNYSRALQLYERILESNDANVNAIIGKGLILIEKNEPIRAKELLEDVLKHHPSNNSALMEFGWCEINLGNYLDGRNALITALNKIQGMDLNSRKTRAHVHWRIAKSYLLENKDSNNIDEAYNHLIKSLKDSQNHAPSYTLLGVLYKEYFNDFPRAQKCFYKSFELDVAEIEATKYLVEDLAAKNDWDIAEILCKRIVQSETSRRTLLSKTYQDEDRSWPYRVLGCSALNKQDDAKAVEWFQTALRMAAMDTQCWLGLGEAYYNCGRLDAASKVFRHTLDIGEGSWIVKYMLGLITCEMGEFDEGLLYLDQALGEKPEEECILNAIYESMIENANKLIAGGFFGRAMESISKAIDYILKGSEVNKSSQNMWKSLGQCLRVFLIIQGRVDILPLNHLIEVFKATDLSSSTNQLLQELVSIDGGVNLAKATSLYESEEYTESVSIFIILAAKAAISVLPNKVGKLLISVVYYNLGLAYLECFNVIDKSSYRESAIKCFKKAIQLESNNALFWIGLGNSYVSSNPQVSQHCFIKATSLESRDGDIWTNLASLYLRYGDSELAQQAFARAQSVAPQNPQPWLGNALTAQANGEDAKASNLFTHAYVLSNGRSPLAQLLYGLAIIDKRIGMSGSDPRDIETAQEFSIANFAMMNYLKFSPEDETGLKVALIIAERCKNYDAGVTIGEKLCSVLEAKYEKSESQVALSDYTKAKTQLSRVYLGLSEYEKALENAQVVLDILEDGDEVTQEHKTSILSSRVSIGLSFFLNDQFDEALEQLQLILADHNDSARLITLTAQILNAFGTGETKQAALDQLFSYIEQSGSSLIVILTLGAISIVDNLNEYFSAIKDELRNLPLDELTKDSFRIVPTLLTEINSRLDATNEDQIWQRNAMLFPSDYSVWKRMNNQMALAIASLRETKINAVDLSKSYIKIGELRHIQRGLIIHPGNDIGRKALNGCFT
- a CDS encoding DEHA2E09064p (similar to uniprot|P32349 Saccharomyces cerevisiae YPR190C RPC82 RNA polymerase III subunit C82); amino-acid sequence: MNAVVPDSAKTQSAKSNLYTTLAKTHLGEVAAIIVSTLISYGRLTAKDLSNKSEVPLKLVKSTLVSLIQLSCISYWKEESSKQVFYSFNENGLLIFLHSGDIINHIKLTYGDESAGIIQNIIEVGHMKIEDYLQNIEDPEVVFNKENLLLKLFSDGWLSRVQMSNFQPIDDLWNQLYQETLKNTPRSTTISEIKRVNEAKDKTKLKFTNLLESGNSAKELFQIENGIKKLAPSLVIAFNLSRFEKHRRTEQLTNLAKARIGILTSKVYECALQLIEQHSPDLRHSFLKISGLINDPVEEQAFVNSIENQLVDDKKIVFNVKDLVKIAPKDLDLRNSILTHNFLKPTFNPKKRVNDDIPDTNPKKIKTEDGMNNLMIDLDPDVSENNLDFDMHNTDNSEPHSVSLINHHLKLLSSGVIPFLIEITPGTYTVPYTDLMKYVKQCNYDTLIKTTLGLDSFRLLRCLKSLKLADEKTLANTILLKEKTVRNELFKLMNLNMIEIQEVPRSADRAASKTFYLFRHKEFSAYNFLYNSLTFCMADILSNIQQFKNDNKILLEKCEREDVKGNEEELLLESELKTLKNLQLREINNIGKFNRIKTLYEIFDNF